DNA sequence from the Vicia villosa cultivar HV-30 ecotype Madison, WI linkage group LG3, Vvil1.0, whole genome shotgun sequence genome:
TCCTCGGCCACCTTCTTAGCCGCCTCGGCCTCCTTCAGGGCCTCGGTCGAGCCCGAACCTCCACTAGCCAACACTTGGGCCATCTCCAAGACCCTCACCACGGCGGCACTGTCGCACGCCAACTGTTTCTGAAGAGACGGGGGATCCATATCACTgatccgacgagcttcatccGGTGAGGTAGCCAAGGGGAACTTCTCAAAATAgcctccatccttgtagcaagaAGGCAACACGAAGGCGCGCCCGGGACCCAGGTTCGACTGATCCGGACGTCCCCCCTCGGAAGCACGAGGTCTCTTGGGTAACCTCTCGTCGACATGAATCTTGTGAGGGGAGCCTGCCGAGCCTGAGTTCTCTCCAGCTCCGGTAccctggttcctcttcttctgattcttcctcgcATCCAATGCTTGTTTCAGGATAttatcctccttctccggcatagcctctgcaaagaaaaaataaacgagTTAGCAAAATACCGGACAGAGATCACAAAGCAAGGGGAATAGACACAACCTAACAACGCCCaggtctcctcgggagtccgacaagctagcaaagccttggtattaataggccgctgctccgTGATCGGCACCCCGTCCTCGTTCAGTATGGGATCTCCATTCCTCGTCACCCAACGAGACAGGGTAAAGCTATCTACATATTTGCAGAGGACCGAGTACGACTCCCGGTCTTGATCATCCAAGTCATCGTCCTCCCAAGCGTAGTATTTCGGAGGAGACGCAAAATgacccttccaccagaaaaacggaaACGTCGTGCAGAACTCCTTTACTTCCTGCCCATGTTCATCCCTTACTATCTCCCCCTCGGCATCCCGCTCGGCCACCATATCCGACACCGAAGAATAGGCCGTTGGACTTAGGGGGCGGACAACGAAGTATCGATCCTTAAAACCCTTCACGGAGTCAGTATACATTCCGAAGAGTTTACGCTCGGCGTTCCTGAACGAAACCCAGCTGTACCGCCCGTTTGACGCCTGCCGTTGAACACGAAAACACCTTCCGAACAACGCAGACGTCGCACCTATACCCAAATAATCACAAACAATCTCGAATGCCCGCATAAAGGCAAAGGCATTCGGATGAATTTGGGACGGTGCCAGAGATAGAAACGCCATGACTGAAACCTGAAAATCAGAGAAGGGTAACCGGAAGCCGAGCTCCCTAAACACGTAATCGTACATCGCAAATCCGTCCCCGGCAAACCGAGAACATATGCGTTCGTCTGGAGACGGGCAACCTATTTGATAATTGGGCGGATCACCTTCCCCCAGGACCTCAATTTCTGTAAACGCCCCATCCAGAGACGCGGTATACCGAGAAACAACAGACAGAGCCTCCTCGGCTATCCAATCGGGCGCAACGGTATGTTCATAACTGAATAACGGCATAggggaaacccctccctcggcatTCGAACCAGGGGATCCCGTGTGAACGCCTTCGGCCGAGGGAGTGCCCTCTTCCTCAATAATTTCGACGTCGGAACTAGTTGCCGTCGAGCTGTCGGAATCACTGGTCGTCGAGTCGGTGTCCGAGCCAGTTCTTGAGGAAGCGCTCGAAtctgattcacctgcacgcagaagggagaagtgaattcgatagtctatcaaatccacccttccaccgcaagacaagcgaaagggtagagcaggagcagcggagcccccggccaaaccccatcgaggaacaacgctcgtcagccgaggactcacagATGACACGACAATCGGAAAGCTTATCTTAACGCCAACGTACTACGGCCTGCCAACCCACGCCGACCCCGGGCATCGCTTGGATAACCCGGGGAGGATGACGATGGCGAAGACCTCGAAAGCGAAACACAAGTTCTATGAAAAATAGTAAAGCAACGACAGGCTAAACGAACTTACTTGCAGACATGATGTAGATGGCCGGGGAGAATCCTTCGCTAAGCAACGATCTTGATATGACGAACGAGCTGGGAAATTATGCCCCGAGGAACCCTTGATCGAAGCCGAGCAGATAAATAGAGAAAGGAAAATTCCCTTATGAGAgaattcgcccccttttatagggaaaaaggctcggaaggcgaagcgtcacctctcctgacaggcgccgcctcctagaccctaggccatcaatgcctatgccacgtcagcgcgtggttcccacgcgcgacgtttcgcccACCACTGGACTTTCCTCCGAGCGCGTATATGTAACGAGGACCGATCCACCGAGCAACCACGAGAAATGAGGGTCCGAGCGTAGAAGCAAAGTCACAGTTTCTTAACCGGAAAACTCCGACTGGGGGgttcctgttctggactgggccaaggctaggcccaacaccgctttcggcccaataagcctcagaggcccatgtatagttcatggccttccgacacgccttgctcggcaccaacaccgcgctcggcgttcattctcccccggacatcatccttgccgaggaccctgctccgcgcagggctccttcatatccaatcctccgaataactcggatcccacgtggctcctaaaa
Encoded proteins:
- the LOC131661352 gene encoding uncharacterized protein LOC131661352, producing the protein MSAKAMPEKEDNILKQALDARKNQKKRNQGTGAGENSGSAGSPHKIHVDERLPKRPRASEGGRPDQSNLGPGRAFVLPSCYKDGGYFEKFPLATSPDEARRISDMDPPSLQKQLACDSAAVVRVLEMAQVLASGGSGSTEALKEAEAAKKVAEDKVKAMEVERKELRKKVDAALKQKDAEVAAEKKKLADLRLEWAPSADESPDVAALKSRAEFAEKIESLKISLADMADVGFERALNQLRLLNPGLKEDNVGLSSRIVDGVLVPESPGSEE